Proteins encoded in a region of the Tripterygium wilfordii isolate XIE 37 chromosome 21, ASM1340144v1, whole genome shotgun sequence genome:
- the LOC119989582 gene encoding translation initiation factor IF-2, chloroplastic, with amino-acid sequence MVLVGTMATPASLVSLGNASVAVTSCSERTSSYILVRRVPLLKRRVKVISTCVCKYSITTADFVAEQGNSRHNDSKDSDSEIALRPAPKPVLKSKGESLLGVNSVRWKSGDEEEEEEKERSKVIESLGEVLEKAERLEASSSGLGTSSSGSSNSSTRKLTGGNVSQFRKSNSNRVGKAEDSIGTRNAKASKNVWRKGDSVAQVEKIVKEPPKDNRNVVKEALKMVGGGKAQSRPSVPLRPAQHAPTPARPQPTLQAKPSIAPPPVLKKPVILKDVGAASRPQVNDDLNAGVKSKERKPILVDKFRTKKPVVDPLIAAAVLAPPKPAKGKFKDGYRKKSISDGAAKRRMADDDDDVDIHDEESSELNVVIPGAVAARKGRKWTKASRKAARLQAAKEAAPVKVEILEVGEKGMLIEDLAYSLNISEGEILGYLYAKGIKPDGVQTLDKDMVKMICKEYEVEVLDADSVQVEEMAKKNDILDEEDLENLEDRPPVLTIMGHVDHGKTTLLDYIRKSKVAAAEAGGITQGIGAYKVLVSVDGKLQSCVFLDTPGHEAFGAMRARGARVTDIAVIVVAADDGIRPQTKEAIAHAKAAGVPIVIAINKIDKDGANPERVMQELSSIGLMPEDWGGDIPMVPISALKGENIDNLLETITLVAELQELKANPHRNAKGTVIEAGLEKSKGPVATFIVQNGTLRKGDIVVCGGAFGKVRALFDDGGNRVDEAGPSIPVQVTGLNNVPLAGDTFEVVSSLDIARQKAEVRAMSLRNERIAAKAGDGKVTLSSLASAVASGKLTGLDLHQLNIIMKVDVQGSIEAVRQALHALPQDNVTLKFLLQATGDISNSDVDLAVASQGIIFGFNVRAPGSVNSYADSKGVEIRIYRVIYELIDDVRNAMEGLLEPVKEEVTIGSAEVRATFSSGSGHIAGCMVTEGRVVSGCGIRVIRNGKVLHVGILSSLRRVKETVKEVNAGQECGIAIDDYGDYEEGDILEAFNTFEKKRTLEEAAASMAAALENL; translated from the exons ATGGTTCTGGTGGGAACCATGGCTACACCGGCTTCCCTGGTTAGTTTGGGAAATGCGAGTGTTGCAGTCACGAGCTGCTCCGAGAGAACGTCGTCGTACATACTGGTAAGGAGAGTTCCATTGTTGAAACGTAGGGTTAAGGTTATCAGTACATGTGTTTGTAAATACTCGATTACCACAGCTGACTTTGTTGCGGAGCAAGGTAATAGCAGGCATAATGATAGTAAAGACAGTGATAGTGAGATTGCACTTAGGCCTGCACCGAAGCCTGTCTTGAAATCCAAGGGTGAATCCCTTTTGGGGGTCAACTCTGTGAGGTGGAAATCTggtgatgaggaggaggaggaggagaaagagagaagtaaAGTGATTGAGTCACTTGGTGAGGTTTTAGAGAAGGCTGAGAGGCTTGAAGCTTCTAGTAGTGGATTGGGTACTAGTAGTAGTGGTAGTAGCAATAGCAGCACCAGAAAGCTGACTGGTGGAAATGTAAGTCAATTTCGGAAGTCTAATTCGAATAGAGTTGGTAAAGCTGAGGATTCAATAGGGACTCGTAACGCTAAAGCTTCAAAGAATGTGTGGCGTAAAGGGGATTCGGTTGCACAAGTTGAAAAGATTGTCAAGGAGCCCCCTAAGGATAATAGGAATGTAGTGAAAGAAGCGCTCAAAATGGTGGGAGGGGGTAAGGCACAGTCTAGACCCAGTGTTCCATTAAGACCTGCCCAACATGCCCCAACACCTGCAAGGCCTCAACCCACATTGCAAGCCAAACCTTCAATTGCTCCTCCACCTGTGTTGAAGAAACCTGTTATTCTGAAGGATGTGGGGGCAGCTTCAAGGCCTCAAGTAAATGATGATTTAAATGCAGGTGTTAAAAGCAAAGAGAGGAAACCAATTTTGGTTGATAAATTTAGGACTAAGAAACCCGTGGTTGATCCTCTAATTGCTGCTGCAGTCTTAGCTCCTCCTAAACCAGCAAAGGGAAAATTCAAGGATGGTTATCGCAAGAAGAGTATTTCTGATGGTGCGGCTAAGAGGCGGAtggctgatgatgatgatgatgtcgaCATACATGATGAGGAGTCATCAGAGCTAAATGTTGTTATACCTGGTGCAGTTGCTGCTAGGAAAGGGAGGAAATGGACTAAAGCTAGTAGGAAGGCAGCTCGACTTCAGGCTGCAAAGGAGGCCGCTCCTGTTAAAGTAGAGATCTTAGAGGTTGGAGAAAAAGGTATGTTGATTGAGGACTTGGCCTATAGCTTAAACATCAGTGAAGGTGAAATCCTTGGGTATCTGTACGCAAAGGGGATTAAACCTGATGGGGTGCAAACTCTTGATAAGGACATGGTGAAAATGATCTGTAAAGAATATGAAGTGGAGGTGTTAGACGCCGACTCAGTTCAAGTGGAAGAAATGGCTAAAAAGAATGACATTCTTGATGAAGAAGATTTGGAAAACTTAGAAGACAGGCCTCCTGTCCTTACTATAATGGGTCACGTGGATCATGGAAAG ACAACCCTTTTGGATTATATCCGGAAGAGCAAG GTGGCTGCCGCAGAAGCTGGTGGGATTACACAAGGAATTGGGGCATATAAGGTGCTTGTTTCTGTTGATGGAAAACTGCAATCCTGTGTTTTCCTCGATACCCCTGGACATGAG GCATTTGGGGCAATGAGAGCACGTGGAGCGAGGGTGACAGATATTGCTGTCATTGTAGTGGCTGCTGATGATGGAATTCGTCCTCAGACAAAGGAGGCTATTGCTCATGCCAAAGCCGCTGGGGTACCTATTGTAATTGCAATTAACAAG ATAGATAAAGATGGCGCTAACCCAGAGCGAGTCATGCAAGAGCTCTCTTCGATTGGTCTGATGCCTGAGGACTGGGGGGGTGACATCCCAATGGTTCCG ATCAGTGCTCTCAAGGGTGAGAACATAGATAATTTGCTGGAAACCATTACGCTTGTTGCTGAG TTGCAAGAGTTGAAGGCTAACCCTCACAGAAACGCAAAGGGCACAGTGATTGAGGCAGGGCTTGAAAAATCAAAGGGGCCAGTAGCAACATTTATTGTCCAGAATGGCACTCTTAGAAAAGGGGACATCGTTGTTTGTGGAGGAGCCTTCGGAAAG GTGCGAGCTTTATTTGATGACGGTGGAAATCGTGTCGATGAAGCAGGACCTTCAATTCCTGTGCAG GTAACTGGACTGAATAATGTTCCACTTGCTGGCGACACCTTTGAGGTTGTTTCATCCCTTGACATTGCGCGTCAAAAAGCAGAAGTGCGTGCGATGTCGCTGCGAAATGAGCGAATTGCAGCGAAGGCTGGTGATGGGAAGGTCACCCTTTCTTCTCTAGCTTCTGCAGTTGCATCAGGAAAGCTGACTGGACTGGACCTGCACCAGCTTAATATTATAATGAAGGTTGATGTTCAG GGTTCAATTGAGGCTGTCAGACAAGCCCTCCATGCGCTTCCTCAGGATAATGTCACTTTAAAGTTTCTTTTGCAAGCAACAGGGGATATAAGCAACAGTGATGTTGATCTTGCTGTCGCTAGCCAGGGCATTATCTTCGGATTTAATGTTAGAGCACCAGGTTCTGTTAATAGCTATGCTGACAGCAAAGGCGTCGAGATTCGGATATATAGAGTTATCTATGAACTTATTGATGATGTACGGAATGCAATGGAAGGACTTCTGGAGCCTGTGAAG GAAGAAGTCACTATTGGCTCAGCAGAAGTTCGTGCCACATTCAGCAGCGGTAGTGGGCATATTGCCGGATGCATGGTAACAGAGGGAAGAGTGGTTTCAGGCTGTGGTATACGGGTTATTCGAAATGGAAAAGTTTTACATGTTGGTATTCTTAGTTCCTTGAGAAGGGTTAAAGAAACTGTGAAAGAG GTAAATGCTGGACAGGAATGTGGTATTGCAATTGACGACTATGGTGATTATGAGGAAGGTGATATTTTGGAGGCCTTCAACACATTTGAGAAGAAGCGAACCCTTGAAGAGGCAGCAGCTTCAATGGCAGCTGCCCTGGAAAATCTATAG
- the LOC119988383 gene encoding probable sugar phosphate/phosphate translocator At3g14410 isoform X2 — protein sequence MADREWKGLVTYAYILLYIALSSGQIFFNKIMKVEEGMTLEIYSTSVVPIGAMFAMTLWLGNTAYLYISVAFAQMLKAIMPVAVFILGVAAGLELMSCRMLLIMSVISFGVLVASYGELNINWIGVVYQMGGVIGEALRLIFMEILVKRKGLKLNPISVMYYVSPCSALCLFLPWIFLERPKMEANRTWNFQPLVLTLNSLCTFALNLSVFLVISHTSALTIRVAGVVKDWVVVLLSALLFADTKLTIINLFGYGIAIAGVAAYNNHKLKKEARVTSEDPQNPDSIPPAASSTSNR from the exons ATGGCGGATCGGGAGTGGAAAGGACTGGTAACGTACGCTTACATTCTGCTCTACATTGCTCTCTCCAGCGGTCAGATCTTCTtcaacaag ATTATGAAGGTTGAGGAAGGAATGACCCTAGAAAT ATATTCTACATCAGTTGTCCCAATTGGTGCCATGTTTGCAATGACACTTTGGCTTGGAAACACTGCCTACCTGTACATTTCTGTTGCTTTTGCACAAATGTTGAAAGCAATTA TGCCAGTAGCTGTTTTCATTCTTGGAGTAGCAGCTGGACTTGAATTAATGAGCTGCAGGATGCTTTTAATAATGTCTGTGATAAGTTTCGGTGTTCTAGTGGCATCTTATGGAGAGCTAAATATCAACTGGATTGGAGTTGTTTACCAGATGGGAGGAGTTATTGGAGAAGCTTTAAGACTTATTTTCATGGAGATTCTGGTCAAAAGGAAGGGTCTGAAATTAAACCCTATATCTGTCATGTACTATGTTAGTCCCTGCAG TGCGCTTTGCCTGTTTCTGCCGTGGATCTTTCTTGAGAGACCAAAGATGGAAGCTAATAGAACATGGAACTTTCAGCCTCTTGTGCTAACTCTAAATTCTCTCTGTACTTTTGCTCTAAACTTATCAGTTTTCCTTGTTATCTCGCATACAAGTGCCTTGACCATTCGGGTTGCTGGAGTTGTGAAGGATTGGGTTGTTGTCCTACTGTCTGCCCTTCTGTTTGCTGATACAAAGCTAACTATCATAAATCTGTTTGGTTATGGCATTG CCATTGCTGGCGTTGCCGCGTATAATAACCATAAGCTGAAGAAGGAAGCTAGAGTTACTTCTGAGGATCCCCAAAATCCTGATTCCATACCCCCGGCTGCTTCTTCAACTTCCAACAGATAG
- the LOC119988383 gene encoding probable sugar phosphate/phosphate translocator At3g14410 isoform X1 codes for MADREWKGLVTYAYILLYIALSSGQIFFNKWVLSSKEINFPYPLGLTLLHMVFSSVLCFTLTKVLKIMKVEEGMTLEIYSTSVVPIGAMFAMTLWLGNTAYLYISVAFAQMLKAIMPVAVFILGVAAGLELMSCRMLLIMSVISFGVLVASYGELNINWIGVVYQMGGVIGEALRLIFMEILVKRKGLKLNPISVMYYVSPCSALCLFLPWIFLERPKMEANRTWNFQPLVLTLNSLCTFALNLSVFLVISHTSALTIRVAGVVKDWVVVLLSALLFADTKLTIINLFGYGIAIAGVAAYNNHKLKKEARVTSEDPQNPDSIPPAASSTSNR; via the exons ATGGCGGATCGGGAGTGGAAAGGACTGGTAACGTACGCTTACATTCTGCTCTACATTGCTCTCTCCAGCGGTCAGATCTTCTtcaacaag TGGGTTTTGTCATCAAAAGAAATAAACTTCCCTTATCCTCTTGGCTTGACTCTACTTCACATGGTCTTCTCCTCTGTTTTATGCTTTACGCTCACCAAAGTCTTAAAG ATTATGAAGGTTGAGGAAGGAATGACCCTAGAAAT ATATTCTACATCAGTTGTCCCAATTGGTGCCATGTTTGCAATGACACTTTGGCTTGGAAACACTGCCTACCTGTACATTTCTGTTGCTTTTGCACAAATGTTGAAAGCAATTA TGCCAGTAGCTGTTTTCATTCTTGGAGTAGCAGCTGGACTTGAATTAATGAGCTGCAGGATGCTTTTAATAATGTCTGTGATAAGTTTCGGTGTTCTAGTGGCATCTTATGGAGAGCTAAATATCAACTGGATTGGAGTTGTTTACCAGATGGGAGGAGTTATTGGAGAAGCTTTAAGACTTATTTTCATGGAGATTCTGGTCAAAAGGAAGGGTCTGAAATTAAACCCTATATCTGTCATGTACTATGTTAGTCCCTGCAG TGCGCTTTGCCTGTTTCTGCCGTGGATCTTTCTTGAGAGACCAAAGATGGAAGCTAATAGAACATGGAACTTTCAGCCTCTTGTGCTAACTCTAAATTCTCTCTGTACTTTTGCTCTAAACTTATCAGTTTTCCTTGTTATCTCGCATACAAGTGCCTTGACCATTCGGGTTGCTGGAGTTGTGAAGGATTGGGTTGTTGTCCTACTGTCTGCCCTTCTGTTTGCTGATACAAAGCTAACTATCATAAATCTGTTTGGTTATGGCATTG CCATTGCTGGCGTTGCCGCGTATAATAACCATAAGCTGAAGAAGGAAGCTAGAGTTACTTCTGAGGATCCCCAAAATCCTGATTCCATACCCCCGGCTGCTTCTTCAACTTCCAACAGATAG